A region of Ignavibacteriota bacterium DNA encodes the following proteins:
- a CDS encoding glycogen synthase produces the protein MNILLASSEVDPYAKAGGLADIAASLPLEWSKYGQTPIVVMPKYGFIDTYKYGIEPTNLTLIVPMGYWTEYARLWHGFMPNSNVPIYMIEHNHYFDRNGIYGDPNEYGDNDRRFIFFSRAIFETAKALNFKPDIIHAHDFHTAFAMAFLKSYYLHDPHFSGTAGVYTIHNLAYQGKFNPENAMLYSGFGMHNFFPGSWFEKNGSVNAMKAGIMFADKITTVSQTYAKEIRYPYYSEGLQDELNQRGADLIGVLNGVYYDDWNPETDPNIYDKYSKDNIEPKKSNKIKFLYEHGLTDEDNLDLPLIGMVSRLTEQKGIDLLIAKLEYYLENSMFRIALLGTGERRYTDFFNYIKWKFPKLAIINIGYNNTLSHRMFAAADFFLMPSRFEPCGLTQMYAMKYGTIPIARITGGLADTIKEYSRDSGEGSGFLFWQYNADDFAYSIRRGLSVYNNYPHWDIIRQNAMSNNFSSGKSALEYLKVFKWAIEKVR, from the coding sequence ATGAACATATTATTAGCATCTTCTGAAGTTGACCCTTATGCTAAAGCGGGCGGTTTAGCTGACATTGCGGCATCGCTTCCGCTTGAATGGTCAAAATATGGACAGACACCAATAGTTGTTATGCCCAAGTATGGTTTTATTGACACTTACAAGTATGGAATTGAGCCGACAAATCTCACTTTGATAGTCCCAATGGGATACTGGACTGAATATGCCAGACTTTGGCATGGATTTATGCCGAACAGCAATGTACCGATTTATATGATTGAGCATAATCATTACTTCGATAGAAATGGTATCTATGGCGACCCAAACGAGTACGGCGATAATGACAGACGCTTCATTTTTTTTAGCCGAGCAATATTCGAAACAGCCAAAGCACTTAATTTTAAACCTGACATTATTCATGCCCACGATTTTCATACAGCTTTTGCTATGGCATTTTTAAAATCATATTATTTACATGACCCGCATTTCAGTGGCACTGCCGGAGTTTATACAATTCATAATCTTGCATATCAGGGAAAATTCAATCCTGAAAATGCGATGCTCTATTCAGGATTTGGGATGCATAACTTCTTTCCGGGCTCATGGTTCGAAAAAAATGGCTCGGTCAATGCTATGAAAGCCGGTATAATGTTCGCTGATAAGATTACTACTGTCAGCCAAACTTATGCCAAAGAAATCCGTTACCCTTATTACAGTGAAGGGCTGCAGGATGAGCTGAATCAAAGAGGAGCTGATTTAATAGGTGTTCTGAATGGTGTATATTATGACGACTGGAATCCGGAAACTGACCCCAATATTTATGATAAATATTCAAAAGATAATATTGAACCTAAAAAATCTAATAAAATCAAATTTCTATATGAGCATGGCCTCACAGATGAAGACAATCTTGATTTGCCACTAATTGGAATGGTTTCAAGACTGACAGAGCAAAAAGGAATTGACTTGCTGATTGCCAAACTCGAATATTATCTTGAAAACAGTATGTTCAGAATTGCACTTCTTGGTACTGGTGAAAGACGATATACTGATTTTTTCAACTACATAAAATGGAAATTTCCGAAACTTGCGATTATAAATATTGGTTATAACAATACTCTTTCCCACAGAATGTTCGCAGCGGCTGACTTCTTCCTGATGCCATCAAGATTCGAACCCTGCGGGCTGACTCAAATGTATGCTATGAAATACGGTACAATTCCGATTGCAAGAATCACAGGTGGTCTTGCTGATACAATCAAAGAATACAGTCGGGACTCAGGAGAAGGATCAGGATTTTTGTTCTGGCAATACAATGCGGATGATTTTGCTTATTCTATACGCCGTGGGCTGTCGGTTTATAACAATTATCCACATTGGGACATTATACGACAGAACGCAATGTCTAATAATTTTTCTTCAGGTAAATCTGCACTGGAATATCTTAAAGTGTTTAAATGGGCGATTGAAAAAGTGAGGTAA